A single Pseudomonas putida DNA region contains:
- the birA gene encoding bifunctional biotin--[acetyl-CoA-carboxylase] ligase/biotin operon repressor BirA, which translates to MLKLLNLLKDGRFHSGEALGAALGVSRSAVWKQLQHLESELNLTIHKVRGRGYQLAAPLSLLDEQAIAELAEGEPWPVFIHETIDSTNAEGLRLASEGQSAPFLVLAERQSAGRGRRGRMWISPFAENLYYSLVLRVDGGMRQLEGLSLVVGLAVMRTLQGFGVKDVGLKWPNDVLVRGQKITGILLELVGDPADVCHVVLGIGINVNMQVNDQVDQQWTSMRREIGTTIDRNRLVAMLSQQLQHELARHRRYGFAAFQEEWEQAHLWQGRNVSLIAGTTRIDGVVLGVDGQGGLRLEVDGVEKSFSGGELSLRLRDDS; encoded by the coding sequence ATGCTGAAGTTGTTGAATCTCCTCAAGGATGGCCGGTTCCATTCCGGAGAGGCCTTGGGGGCAGCCCTCGGGGTAAGTCGCAGCGCCGTTTGGAAGCAGCTGCAACACCTGGAAAGTGAGCTGAACCTCACCATTCATAAAGTCCGTGGGCGTGGCTACCAATTGGCCGCGCCACTGAGCTTACTCGATGAGCAGGCGATCGCTGAGCTTGCAGAGGGCGAGCCATGGCCTGTTTTCATCCACGAAACCATCGATTCAACCAATGCCGAAGGCCTGCGTCTTGCCAGCGAGGGGCAATCGGCTCCATTCCTGGTTCTGGCTGAACGCCAGAGTGCCGGGCGTGGTCGTCGTGGTCGCATGTGGATAAGTCCATTCGCAGAAAACCTCTACTACAGCCTGGTCCTGCGCGTCGATGGCGGCATGCGCCAGCTAGAGGGTCTCAGCCTGGTGGTTGGGTTGGCCGTGATGCGCACGTTGCAGGGCTTTGGTGTCAAGGACGTGGGCTTGAAGTGGCCCAACGATGTCCTGGTCCGAGGGCAGAAGATCACCGGTATTCTGCTGGAGCTTGTGGGCGACCCTGCAGATGTCTGTCATGTTGTCCTTGGCATTGGTATTAATGTGAACATGCAGGTCAATGATCAGGTCGACCAGCAATGGACCTCGATGCGGCGTGAGATCGGTACGACGATAGATCGTAACCGCTTGGTAGCCATGCTCAGCCAGCAGCTGCAGCATGAATTGGCCCGTCATCGGCGCTACGGTTTTGCAGCGTTCCAGGAAGAGTGGGAGCAGGCGCATCTCTGGCAGGGGCGAAATGTGTCTCTCATTGCGGGCACCACCCGTATTGATGGTGTCGTGTTGGGCGTGGATGGCCAGGGCGGATTGCGCCTTGAGGTCGACGGTGTGGAAAAGAGCTTCAGTGGTGGTGAGCTCAGTTTGAGGTTGCGTGATGATTCTTGA
- a CDS encoding pantothenate kinase, with translation MILELDCGNSFIKWRVIHAGDATIVGGGIVDSDQALVGDVAALASLRLTGCRIVSVRSEDETAALCALIAEAFAVVARVAEPAEEMAGVRNGYEDYQRLGMDRWLAALGAFHLAKGACLVIDLGTAAKADFVSADGEHLGGYICPGMPLMRSQLRTHTRRIRYDDASAERALSSLEPGRSTVEAVERGCVLMLQGFARTQLEQARALWGDDFTVFLTGGDAPLVREAAPQARVVPDLVFVGLAMACPLD, from the coding sequence ATGATTCTTGAGCTCGATTGCGGTAACAGCTTCATTAAATGGCGTGTCATTCACGCTGGCGACGCCACCATTGTTGGTGGTGGGATTGTCGATTCCGATCAGGCGTTGGTTGGCGACGTCGCAGCGCTGGCGTCCTTGCGGCTTACAGGTTGCCGAATTGTCAGTGTACGCAGCGAAGATGAAACCGCTGCCCTCTGTGCGCTCATTGCCGAGGCTTTTGCAGTCGTTGCCCGTGTTGCCGAGCCTGCCGAGGAGATGGCAGGTGTGCGCAATGGTTATGAGGATTACCAGCGCCTGGGTATGGACCGATGGCTGGCAGCCTTGGGTGCCTTTCATCTCGCCAAAGGGGCGTGTCTGGTCATTGACCTGGGTACAGCGGCCAAGGCCGACTTCGTCTCCGCGGACGGCGAGCACTTGGGTGGCTATATCTGCCCTGGTATGCCGTTGATGCGCAGCCAGCTACGTACGCATACCCGTCGTATTCGCTATGACGACGCATCAGCCGAACGTGCTTTGAGCAGTCTTGAGCCAGGGCGTTCCACTGTGGAAGCAGTAGAGCGCGGTTGTGTACTGATGCTGCAGGGCTTTGCCCGTACCCAGCTCGAGCAGGCGCGGGCCTTGTGGGGTGATGACTTCACTGTATTCCTGACGGGTGGGGATGCGCCGCTGGTGCGAGAGGCAGCGCCACAGGCCAGAGTAGTCCCCGACCTGGTATTTGTCGGCCTGGCGATGGCCTGTCCACTGGACTGA
- the tuf gene encoding elongation factor Tu, giving the protein MAKEKFDRSLPHVNVGTIGHVDHGKTTLTAALTRVCSEVFGSAVVEFDKIDSAPEEKARGITINTAHVEYNSNIRHYAHVDCPGHADYVKNMITGAAQMDGAILVCSAADGPMPQTREHILLSRQVGVPYIVVFLNKADLVDDAELLELVEMEVRDLLSTYDFPGDDTPIIIGSARMALEGKDDNEMGTTAVKKLVETLDAYIPEPVRAIDQPFLMPIEDVFSISGRGTVVTGRIERGIVRVQDPLEIVGLRDTTTTTCTGVEMFRKLLDEGRAGENCGVLLRGTKRDDVERGQVLVKPGSVKPHTKFTAEVYVLSKEEGGRHTPFFKGYRPQFYFRTTDVTGNCELPEGVEMVMPGDNIQMTVTLIKTIAMEDGLRFAIREGGRTVGAGVVAKIIE; this is encoded by the coding sequence ATGGCTAAGGAAAAGTTTGATCGTTCCCTTCCCCACGTTAACGTCGGCACTATCGGCCACGTTGACCACGGTAAGACCACTCTGACCGCAGCTCTGACTCGCGTCTGCTCCGAAGTTTTCGGTTCGGCAGTCGTTGAGTTCGACAAGATCGACTCGGCTCCGGAAGAAAAAGCGCGCGGTATCACCATCAACACCGCTCACGTCGAGTACAACTCGAACATTCGTCACTACGCTCACGTTGACTGCCCAGGTCACGCTGACTACGTGAAGAACATGATCACCGGTGCTGCCCAGATGGACGGCGCGATTCTGGTTTGCTCGGCCGCCGATGGTCCGATGCCGCAAACCCGTGAGCACATCCTGCTGTCCCGTCAGGTTGGCGTTCCGTACATCGTGGTCTTCCTGAACAAGGCTGACCTGGTAGACGACGCTGAGCTGTTGGAACTGGTCGAGATGGAAGTTCGCGACCTGCTGTCCACCTACGACTTCCCAGGCGACGACACTCCGATCATCATCGGTTCGGCTCGTATGGCTCTGGAAGGCAAAGACGACAACGAAATGGGCACTACCGCTGTCAAGAAGCTGGTAGAAACTCTGGATGCCTACATCCCTGAGCCAGTTCGTGCCATCGACCAGCCATTCCTGATGCCAATCGAAGACGTATTCTCGATCTCGGGTCGTGGTACCGTTGTTACCGGTCGTATCGAGCGTGGTATCGTCCGCGTTCAGGATCCGCTGGAAATCGTTGGTCTGCGTGACACCACCACCACCACCTGCACCGGTGTTGAGATGTTCCGCAAGCTGCTGGACGAAGGCCGTGCTGGCGAGAACTGCGGCGTTCTGCTGCGTGGTACCAAGCGTGACGACGTTGAGCGTGGCCAGGTTCTGGTCAAGCCAGGTTCGGTCAAGCCGCACACCAAGTTCACCGCAGAAGTCTACGTTCTGTCGAAAGAAGAAGGCGGCCGTCACACTCCGTTCTTCAAAGGCTACCGTCCTCAGTTCTACTTCCGTACCACTGACGTGACCGGTAACTGCGAACTGCCGGAAGGCGTTGAAATGGTAATGCCAGGTGACAACATTCAGATGACTGTTACCCTGATCAAGACCATCGCAATGGAAGACGGTCTGCGCTTCGCTATCCGTGAAGGCGGTCGTACCGTCGGCGCCGGCGTCGTAGCAAAAATTATTGAATAA
- the secE gene encoding preprotein translocase subunit SecE, protein MTPKTEAQESRFDLFKWLAVVALVVVAVVGNQYYSASPILYRVLALLALAAVAGFVALQTAKGKSFFALAKEARTEIRKVVWPTRQETTQTTLIVVAVVLVMALLLWGLDSLLGWAVSLIVG, encoded by the coding sequence ATGACCCCCAAAACTGAAGCCCAAGAATCGCGTTTTGATCTGTTCAAGTGGCTGGCTGTAGTGGCTTTGGTGGTTGTTGCTGTTGTGGGTAATCAATATTACTCCGCCTCCCCGATCCTGTATCGCGTACTTGCACTTCTCGCCCTGGCTGCTGTCGCAGGCTTTGTAGCTCTGCAGACTGCGAAGGGTAAGTCGTTCTTTGCGTTGGCGAAGGAAGCGCGTACCGAGATCCGTAAAGTCGTGTGGCCGACCCGCCAGGAAACCACCCAGACCACGCTGATTGTCGTGGCTGTCGTGCTGGTTATGGCACTGCTGCTGTGGGGTCTTGATTCCCTGCTCGGCTGGGCGGTCTCCCTGATCGTTGGCTAA
- the nusG gene encoding transcription termination/antitermination protein NusG, with protein sequence MAKRWYVVHAYSGYEKHVMRSLIERVKLAGMEDGFGEILVPTEEVVEMRNGQKRKSERKFFPGYVLVQMEMNEGTWHLVKDTPRVMGFIGGTADKPAPITDKEAEAILRRVADGSDKPKPKTLFEPGEVVRVIDGPFADFNGSVEEVNYEKSRLQVAVLIFGRSTPVELEFSQVEKV encoded by the coding sequence GTGGCTAAGCGTTGGTATGTTGTGCATGCTTACTCGGGTTACGAGAAGCATGTAATGCGCTCCTTGATCGAGCGCGTGAAGCTGGCTGGCATGGAAGACGGTTTCGGCGAGATCCTGGTCCCGACCGAAGAAGTCGTCGAAATGCGCAACGGCCAGAAGCGCAAAAGTGAGCGTAAATTCTTCCCTGGCTATGTATTGGTCCAGATGGAGATGAATGAAGGGACTTGGCACTTGGTCAAGGATACCCCTCGTGTGATGGGCTTTATCGGCGGCACTGCAGACAAGCCTGCACCGATTACCGATAAAGAAGCTGAAGCTATCCTGCGTCGCGTTGCTGACGGCAGTGATAAGCCGAAGCCGAAGACGCTGTTCGAGCCGGGCGAAGTGGTTCGAGTCATTGATGGTCCGTTCGCTGACTTCAATGGTAGTGTCGAAGAGGTTAACTACGAAAAGAGCCGCTTGCAGGTTGCAGTGCTCATTTTCGGTCGCTCTACTCCGGTGGAGCTCGAGTTCAGCCAGGTCGAAAAGGTCTAG
- the rplK gene encoding 50S ribosomal protein L11 → MAKKIQAYIKLQVKAGQANPSPPVGPALGQHGVNIMEFCKAFNARTQGQEAGLPTPVIITVYSDRSFTFETKSTPASVLLKKAAGLTSGSARPNTVKVGTVTRAQLEDIAKAKQADLTAADLDAAVRTIAGSARSMGLNVEGV, encoded by the coding sequence ATGGCTAAGAAGATTCAGGCTTACATCAAGCTGCAAGTTAAGGCCGGCCAGGCCAACCCAAGCCCACCCGTTGGTCCAGCACTGGGTCAACACGGTGTGAACATCATGGAGTTCTGCAAGGCCTTCAACGCCCGTACTCAGGGTCAAGAAGCCGGTCTGCCGACTCCAGTCATCATCACTGTCTACAGCGACCGTAGCTTCACCTTCGAGACCAAGAGCACCCCTGCCTCGGTTCTGCTGAAGAAAGCTGCTGGCCTGACCAGTGGTTCGGCTCGCCCGAACACCGTTAAAGTCGGTACCGTTACCCGTGCTCAGCTGGAAGACATCGCCAAAGCTAAACAGGCTGATCTGACTGCCGCTGACCTGGACGCAGCTGTACGCACCATCGCTGGCTCTGCCCGCAGCATGGGCCTGAACGTGGAGGGTGTGTAA
- the rplA gene encoding 50S ribosomal protein L1, translating to MAKLTKRQKAIAEKIEAGKAYNFEEAATLLASLPAAKFVESYDIAVNLGVDPRKSDQVVRSATVLPHGTGKTVRVAVFTQGPAAEAALAAGADRVGMDDLAAEMKGGDLNYDVVIASPDAMRVVGQLGQVLGPRGLMPNPKVGTVTPDVAGAVKNAKAGQVRYRTDKNGIIHTSVGKIGFEADKLKENVEALIADLKRIKPASSKGIYVKRVTLSTTMGPGLIIDQSSLNV from the coding sequence ATGGCTAAGCTGACCAAGCGCCAAAAGGCAATCGCCGAGAAAATCGAAGCAGGCAAGGCCTACAACTTCGAAGAAGCCGCAACTCTGCTCGCTTCGCTGCCGGCTGCCAAATTCGTAGAGTCCTACGACATCGCCGTTAACCTCGGTGTTGACCCGCGTAAATCCGACCAGGTCGTTCGTAGCGCTACCGTGCTGCCACACGGCACTGGCAAGACCGTACGCGTTGCCGTCTTCACCCAGGGTCCAGCTGCTGAGGCCGCTCTGGCTGCCGGCGCTGACCGTGTAGGTATGGACGATCTGGCTGCCGAAATGAAAGGCGGCGACCTGAACTATGACGTCGTCATCGCATCGCCTGATGCCATGCGCGTTGTAGGTCAGTTGGGTCAGGTTCTGGGTCCTCGCGGCCTGATGCCTAACCCGAAAGTTGGTACCGTGACTCCAGACGTAGCCGGCGCTGTCAAAAACGCCAAGGCTGGTCAGGTTCGCTACCGTACCGACAAAAACGGTATCATCCACACCTCCGTTGGCAAAATCGGCTTCGAAGCTGACAAGCTGAAGGAAAACGTTGAAGCCCTGATCGCTGATCTGAAGCGTATCAAGCCGGCTTCTTCGAAAGGTATCTACGTCAAGCGCGTTACCCTGAGCACCACCATGGGCCCAGGTCTGATCATCGATCAGAGCTCGCTGAACGTGTAA
- the rplJ gene encoding 50S ribosomal protein L10, with protein sequence MAIKLEDKKAIVAEVNEAAKVALSAVVADARGVTVSAMTGLRKEAREAGVYVRVVRNTLLKRAVEGTEFSILNDAFKGPTLIAFSNEHPGAAARLFKEFAKGQDKFEIKAAAFDGNFIAANQIDVLATLPTRDEAIAKLMSVIQGATSKLARTLAAIRDQKEATAA encoded by the coding sequence GTGGCAATTAAACTCGAAGACAAGAAGGCCATCGTCGCTGAAGTCAACGAGGCTGCCAAAGTCGCTCTGTCCGCTGTCGTGGCCGATGCCCGTGGTGTGACTGTAAGCGCAATGACCGGACTCCGTAAAGAGGCCCGCGAAGCTGGCGTATACGTACGTGTCGTACGTAACACCCTGCTCAAGCGCGCTGTTGAAGGCACCGAATTTTCGATCCTCAACGACGCGTTCAAAGGCCCGACCCTGATTGCTTTCTCCAACGAACACCCGGGCGCTGCTGCTCGTCTGTTCAAAGAGTTCGCCAAGGGTCAGGACAAGTTCGAGATCAAGGCAGCTGCGTTTGACGGCAATTTCATTGCAGCGAACCAGATCGACGTGTTGGCTACCCTGCCGACCCGCGACGAAGCTATTGCGAAACTGATGAGCGTGATCCAAGGCGCTACCAGCAAGCTGGCTCGTACTCTGGCAGCCATTCGCGACCAGAAAGAAGCTACCGCTGCCTAA
- the rplL gene encoding 50S ribosomal protein L7/L12, translating into MSLTNEQIIEAIGQKTVLEVVELIKAMEETFGVTAAVAAAGPAAAAAVVEEQTEFNVVLVEAGDKKVNVIKAVRELTGLGLKEAKEKVDGAPQVVAEGVSKEAAEDAKKKLEEAGAKVELK; encoded by the coding sequence ATGTCTCTGACTAACGAACAAATCATCGAAGCAATCGGCCAGAAAACCGTTCTGGAAGTTGTTGAGCTGATCAAAGCTATGGAAGAAACCTTCGGCGTTACCGCTGCTGTTGCCGCTGCTGGCCCAGCTGCTGCTGCTGCCGTTGTTGAAGAGCAGACCGAGTTCAACGTTGTTCTGGTTGAAGCCGGCGACAAGAAAGTGAACGTGATCAAAGCCGTTCGCGAACTGACCGGTCTGGGCCTGAAAGAAGCCAAAGAGAAAGTCGATGGCGCTCCTCAGGTTGTAGCTGAAGGCGTTTCGAAAGAAGCCGCTGAAGACGCTAAGAAGAAGCTGGAAGAAGCAGGCGCTAAAGTCGAGCTGAAGTAA
- the rpoB gene encoding DNA-directed RNA polymerase subunit beta, which produces MAYSYTEKKRIRKDFSKLPDVMDVPYLLAIQLDSYREFLQAGASKDQFRDVGLHAAFKSVFPIISYSGNAALEYVGYRLGDPAFDVKECVLRGVTFAVPLRVKVRLIIFDKESSNKAIKDIKEQEVYMGEIPLMTENGTFVINGTERVIVSQLHRSPGVFFDHDRGKTHSSGKLLYSARIIPYRGSWLDFEFDPKDCVFVRIDRRRKLPASVLLRALGYSTEEVLNTFYTTNVFHISGEKLSLELVPQRLRGEVAVMDIHDDSGKVIVEQGRRITARHVNQLEKAGVNQLDVPMEYVLGRTTAKAIVHPATGEILAECNTELTTELLIKIAKAQVVRIETLYTNDIDCGPFISDTLKIDTTSNQLEALVEIYRMMRPGEPPTKDAAETLFNNLFFSAERYDLSAVGRMKFNRRIGRTEIEGSGVLSKEDIVEVLKTLVDIRNGKGIVDDIDHLGNRRVRCVGEMAENQFRVGLVRVERAVKERLSMAESEGLMPQDLINAKPVAAAVKEFFGSSQLSQFMDQNNPLSEITHKRRVSALGPGGLTRERAGFEVRDVHPTHYGRVCPIETPEGPNIGLINSLAAYARTNQYGFLESPYRVVKEGVVSDDIVFLSAIEEADHVIAQASAAMNDKKQLIDELVAVRHLNEFTVKAPEDVTLMDVSPKQVVSVAASLIPFLEHDDANRALMGSNMQRQAVPTLRADKPLVGTGMERNVARDSGVCVVARRGGVIDSVDASRIVVRVNDDEVETGEAGVDIYNLTKYTRSNQNTCINQRPLVSKGDKVQRSDIMADGPSTDMGELALGQNMRIAFMAWNGFNFEDSICLSERVVQEDRFTTIHIQELTCVARDTKLGPEEITADIPNVGEAALNKLDEAGIVYVGAEVGAGDILVGKVTPKGETQLTPEEKLLRAIFGEKASDVKDTSLRVPTGTKGTVIDVQVFTRDGVERDSRALSIEKMQLDEIRKDLNEEFRIVEGATFERLRAALNGQVVDGGAGLKKGTVITDEVLDGLEHGQWFKLRMAEDALNEQLEKAQQYIVDRRRLLDDKFEDKKRKLQQGDDLAPGVLKIVKVYLAIRRRIQPGDKMAGRHGNKGVVSVIMPVEDMPHDANGTPVDVVLNPLGVPSRMNVGQILETHLGLAAKGLGEKIDRMIEEQRKAAELRTFLTEIYNEIGGRQENLEEFTDEEILALANNLKKGVPMATPVFDGAKEREIKAMLKLADLPESGQMVLFDGRTGNKFERPVTVGYMYMLKLNHLVDDKMHARSTGSYSLVTQQPLGGKAQFGGQRFGEMEVWALEAYGAAYTLQEMLTVKSDDVNGRTKMYKNIVDGDHRMEPGMPESFNVLIKEIRSLGIDIDLETE; this is translated from the coding sequence ATGGCTTACTCATACACTGAGAAAAAACGTATCCGCAAGGACTTTAGCAAGTTGCCGGACGTCATGGATGTGCCATATCTTCTGGCCATCCAGCTGGATTCGTATCGCGAATTCCTGCAAGCGGGAGCATCCAAGGATCAGTTCCGTGACGTCGGCCTGCACGCGGCCTTCAAGTCGGTATTCCCGATCATCAGCTACTCCGGCAATGCTGCCCTGGAGTACGTAGGCTACCGCCTGGGCGATCCCGCCTTCGATGTGAAGGAATGTGTCCTGCGTGGCGTGACCTTCGCGGTCCCACTGCGGGTCAAGGTGCGCCTGATCATCTTCGACAAGGAATCGTCGAACAAAGCGATCAAGGACATCAAAGAGCAAGAAGTCTACATGGGTGAAATCCCCCTGATGACTGAGAACGGTACCTTCGTTATCAACGGTACCGAACGAGTAATCGTTTCCCAGCTGCACCGTTCGCCTGGTGTGTTCTTCGACCACGACCGTGGCAAGACGCACAGCTCCGGCAAGCTGCTGTACTCCGCTCGCATCATCCCTTACCGCGGTTCGTGGCTGGACTTCGAGTTCGACCCGAAAGACTGCGTGTTCGTGCGTATCGACCGTCGCCGCAAACTGCCGGCGTCGGTGCTGCTGCGTGCGCTGGGTTACAGCACGGAAGAAGTGCTCAACACCTTCTACACCACCAACGTGTTCCACATTTCCGGCGAAAAACTCAGCCTGGAACTGGTGCCTCAGCGTCTGCGTGGTGAAGTCGCGGTCATGGACATCCATGACGACAGCGGCAAGGTCATCGTCGAGCAGGGCCGCCGTATTACCGCGCGCCACGTCAATCAGCTCGAGAAGGCCGGTGTCAACCAGTTGGACGTGCCGATGGAATATGTCCTCGGTCGCACCACCGCCAAGGCCATCGTTCACCCGGCCACCGGCGAGATCCTGGCTGAGTGCAACACCGAGCTGACCACCGAGCTGCTGATCAAGATCGCCAAGGCTCAGGTCGTCCGCATCGAGACCCTGTACACCAACGACATCGACTGCGGTCCGTTCATCTCGGATACTCTGAAGATCGACACTACCAGCAACCAGCTGGAAGCCCTGGTCGAGATCTACCGCATGATGCGTCCAGGCGAGCCGCCGACCAAGGATGCTGCCGAGACCCTGTTCAACAACCTGTTCTTCAGCGCCGAGCGTTACGACCTGTCCGCCGTTGGCCGCATGAAGTTCAACCGTCGTATCGGTCGTACCGAGATCGAAGGTTCGGGCGTGCTGAGCAAGGAAGACATCGTCGAGGTTCTGAAGACCCTGGTCGATATCCGTAACGGCAAAGGCATCGTCGACGACATCGACCACCTGGGTAACCGTCGCGTTCGTTGCGTCGGCGAGATGGCCGAGAACCAGTTCCGCGTTGGCCTGGTACGTGTTGAGCGTGCGGTCAAGGAACGTCTGTCGATGGCCGAAAGCGAAGGCCTGATGCCGCAAGACCTGATCAACGCCAAGCCGGTAGCGGCGGCGGTGAAAGAGTTCTTCGGCTCCAGCCAGCTCTCGCAGTTCATGGACCAGAACAACCCGCTCTCCGAGATCACCCACAAGCGCCGCGTCTCTGCACTCGGCCCTGGTGGTCTGACCCGTGAGCGCGCCGGCTTCGAAGTCCGTGACGTACACCCGACCCACTACGGCCGCGTGTGCCCGATCGAGACTCCTGAAGGTCCGAACATCGGTCTGATCAACTCCCTGGCAGCCTATGCCCGCACCAACCAGTACGGCTTCCTCGAAAGCCCGTACCGCGTGGTGAAGGAAGGCGTGGTCAGCGATGACATCGTGTTCCTGTCGGCCATCGAAGAAGCGGATCACGTGATCGCTCAGGCTTCGGCCGCGATGAACGACAAGAAGCAGCTGATCGATGAGCTGGTAGCGGTTCGTCACCTGAACGAATTCACCGTCAAGGCGCCGGAAGACGTCACCCTGATGGACGTTTCGCCGAAGCAGGTTGTTTCCGTTGCGGCGTCGCTGATTCCGTTCCTCGAGCACGACGACGCCAACCGTGCGTTGATGGGTTCGAACATGCAGCGTCAGGCTGTACCAACCCTGCGTGCCGACAAGCCGCTGGTAGGTACCGGCATGGAGCGCAACGTTGCCCGTGACTCCGGCGTCTGCGTTGTTGCTCGCCGCGGTGGTGTGATCGACTCGGTCGACGCCAGCCGTATCGTCGTTCGCGTCAATGACGACGAAGTCGAGACCGGTGAAGCAGGTGTGGATATCTACAACCTGACCAAGTACACCCGTTCGAACCAGAACACCTGCATCAACCAGCGTCCGCTGGTAAGCAAAGGTGACAAGGTTCAGCGCAGCGACATCATGGCCGACGGCCCGTCCACCGACATGGGTGAACTGGCACTGGGTCAGAACATGCGCATCGCGTTCATGGCGTGGAACGGCTTCAACTTCGAAGACTCCATCTGCCTGTCCGAGCGTGTGGTTCAGGAAGACCGCTTCACCACCATCCACATTCAGGAACTGACCTGTGTGGCGCGTGACACCAAGCTTGGCCCAGAGGAAATCACTGCGGACATCCCGAACGTGGGTGAAGCCGCTCTGAACAAGCTGGACGAAGCCGGTATCGTCTACGTAGGTGCAGAAGTCGGTGCAGGTGACATCCTGGTCGGCAAGGTCACGCCAAAAGGCGAAACCCAGCTGACTCCGGAAGAAAAACTGCTCCGCGCAATCTTCGGTGAGAAGGCCAGCGACGTTAAAGACACCTCCCTGCGCGTGCCGACCGGTACCAAAGGTACTGTCATCGACGTACAGGTCTTCACCCGTGATGGCGTAGAGCGCGACAGCCGTGCCCTGTCCATCGAGAAGATGCAGCTGGACGAGATCCGCAAGGACCTCAACGAAGAGTTCCGCATCGTCGAAGGTGCAACCTTCGAGCGTCTGCGTGCTGCCCTGAACGGCCAGGTGGTCGACGGTGGCGCGGGCCTGAAAAAAGGCACCGTGATCACTGACGAAGTGCTGGACGGTCTGGAGCACGGCCAGTGGTTCAAACTGCGCATGGCCGAAGATGCACTGAACGAGCAGCTGGAAAAGGCTCAGCAGTACATCGTCGATCGCCGTCGCCTGCTGGACGACAAGTTCGAAGACAAGAAGCGCAAGCTGCAGCAGGGCGATGACCTGGCTCCAGGCGTACTGAAGATCGTCAAGGTCTACCTGGCAATCCGCCGTCGCATCCAGCCGGGTGACAAGATGGCCGGTCGTCACGGTAACAAGGGTGTCGTCTCGGTAATCATGCCGGTAGAAGACATGCCGCACGACGCCAACGGTACTCCGGTCGACGTCGTACTGAACCCGCTGGGCGTACCTTCGCGTATGAACGTCGGTCAGATCCTTGAAACCCACCTGGGCCTCGCGGCCAAGGGGCTGGGCGAGAAGATCGACCGCATGATCGAAGAGCAGCGTAAAGCCGCTGAACTGCGTACCTTCCTTACCGAGATCTACAACGAGATCGGTGGTCGTCAGGAGAACCTGGAAGAGTTCACCGACGAAGAGATCCTCGCCCTGGCGAACAACCTGAAGAAAGGCGTGCCAATGGCCACCCCAGTCTTCGACGGTGCCAAGGAGCGTGAGATCAAGGCCATGCTGAAACTGGCAGACCTGCCAGAAAGCGGCCAGATGGTGCTGTTCGACGGCCGTACCGGCAACAAGTTCGAGCGTCCTGTGACCGTTGGTTACATGTACATGCTCAAGCTGAACCACTTGGTGGACGACAAGATGCACGCGCGTTCCACTGGTTCCTACAGCCTGGTTACCCAGCAGCCGCTGGGTGGTAAGGCGCAGTTCGGTGGTCAGCGTTTCGGGGAGATGGAAGTGTGGGCGCTGGAAGCATACGGCGCGGCATACACCCTGCAAGAAATGCTCACAGTGAAGTCGGACGACGTGAACGGCCGTACCAAGATGTACAAGAACATCGTGGATGGCGATCACCGTATGGAGCCGGGCATGCCCGAGTCCTTCAACGTGTTGATCAAAGAGATCCGTTCGCTCGGTATCGATATCGATCTGGAAACCGAATAA